Sequence from the Saccharopolyspora pogona genome:
CGCAGCCGCCTCGTCGAGCAGGTCCGCGACATCGACCCCGAAGGACTCCGCGGCCCACTGCGCGACCACCGCGCCGTTGCTCACGGCACCGCCGATCACCCAGAGCCCGTCACCCATCGCGTAGCTGAACGTCCGGCACCGGTCGTCGACGCCCGGCCGATCGCGGGTCACCCGCAACGCCCCGCTGGTGCCGAGCGACAGCGCGGCGACACCGCGGCTGACCGCCCCGACGCCGAGGTTGGCCAGCGGACCGTCCCCGCCGCCGAGCACCACCGGCAGCCCCTCGGGCAGCCCGACAGCCTTGGCGACCTGCGGTTTCAACGGCATCGTGTCGGTCGGCGCGTGGATCTCCGGCAGCTGGTCGGCCCGGATGCCCGCGACCTCCAGCGCTGGCTCGTGCCACTGCAGCGTCGCCATGTCCTGCAGGCCGCTGCCCGAGCTCAGCGAGTACTCGGTGACGAACCCGCCCACGAAGTCGGCGACGACGAAGTCCTTCAGCGCGCACCACCGCACCACGTCGCGGGTCAGGTCGGGGCGGCTCCCGGTCAACCAAGCCAGCTTCACCATGACCGACTGCGTGTGCACGGGCGTCCCGGTTGCCCGGTGCAGGGCCGCTGCTGCGTCCCCCTCGGACCTCAGCCGCGCCGCGACCTCTGCGGCCTGGGTGTCGGCCCAGTTGAACGACCGCGTGGCCGGAGCACCGGCCGAGTCGAGCCCGACCAGGGTGTGCATCGAGGTGCTGAACGACAGCGCCGCGACCGGGTGGTCGTGTTCCTTCGCCCAAGCCACGCACTCGGCCAACGCCTCGATCGCCGCGTCCCGGACCTGGACGGCGTCCTGCGTCGCCTCGCCGGGCGCCTCGGTGCGCAGCGGATACCCGCGCTCGGTCTGGTGCAGCACGTGAGCGTCGCTGCCCGCCGCGACGACCTTCGTCGCGGTCGTACCGAGATCGATTCCGAGGACGACCGGAGCACGACTCATGCCCCCAACCTATCCGCCGGGCATCCTGGCCCAGTCAACCCAGGCTGATCAGGACGGAGCTCGGCGTGACCGACGAGCAAGCGAATCAAGATCGATGCTCAACTCGAATGGCTCGATCGTCTCAAAGCTGCTGTCGCAAGCAGAAACAACTTCGTACACGCCGTCGATCAGCCGATGTTCGGCCAGCGTGACAGAGCCCCCCAACTCCACAATCCAATAAAAGGGAATGCCCGCCTTCGCGTACTCGAACATCTTCAGAACCCGATCAGTCCGGCCTGAACCTGGGGATACCACTTCGACCGCGACAAGAACTTCTTTGGCATGCAGTCTGTTCGGATTCTGGTCGATCAAGCTCGTCGAAGCGATCACAAGATCGGGAACACGAAGCGTAGGCGGCCAGCCTGGGGTTACCACCACCTCGACATCTGCCACCGCTTCCCATTCATGTGCAAGCCGGCGATTCAGCGTGGACACCAGCGCACCCACAACGCGCTGGTGAAGGCTGGCGGCTTTCGGGGTCACGTGGAGGACGCCTTCCTGAAGCTCATAGCGCCGTGAGTTGTCCCCGGGGAGCTGGTCGAACTCCTCCAAGGTCAACAGATGGTCGGGCCAAGTCATCACGGACATGCCTCCAATATCGACTCCATCGAACACCGGTTTGAGAATTGACGTTCACAAACACACGTTCGAGTGGATCTCCCCGTCGCTACACCCGCAACGATAAGGGCGCCTCCCTCCTGTGGCCAGGAAGAAGACGCCCTTCAGTCGGCGTGCGAGGTCAGCCGATGCGCGTGATCCGGTCGGTCGCCGGTGGGGCGATGCCGGGGTTCGCGCCCAGGTACTCGTTGAACGCGTCCAGGTCGATCGGGCCGCCGGTCAGCTCGGTGCCGCCGGTCAACGCGCTGAACCCGTCCCCGCCGGCGGCGAGGAAGTTGTTCACGCTGACCCGGTAGGTCGCGTCCGGCTGCACCGCTTGGCCGTCGATCGTGATGCCGGAGATCTTCGATCCGATCGGCGCGGACTCCGACCAGGTGTAGTGCAGGGTCGAGGACGGCTGGAGCATCCGCACCTGGACGCTGCCGTCCGGCTTCGGCAGCCACTGCTGCTCCAGCACGGCCTTGAGCTGCGCACCGCTCAGGGTGATCGTCTGCATGATGTTGGCGAACGGCTGCACGGTGTAGGCCTCGCCGTAGGTCACCACGCCGTTGCCTTCCTCGGCCGGCGAGGACGCGTACGTCAGGTCGGCGCGGACGCCACCCGGGTTCATCAGGGCGATCTGGGCACCGGCGGACCTGGTGGCCGCCAGTTGCGCATCCGCGATCAGGTTGCCCAGCGGCGATTCACCGGACGGCGCGGTGGTCTTCACGATGTCCGCGCCGATCGTGCCTACCTGCCGGTTCGCGATCGGCTGCGACTTCTGCACGGCCTGGTCGACCAGCGCCTGCACCTTGGGGTCGGCCGGGACGTCCCGGGTCACGACGTTGTTCTGCGCCTTGATGGTGGACCGGACGACGTCCTTGGTGCGTCGGTCGACCTGGAGGTCCACAGTGGAAATGATCCGGCCGAACGACGAGCCCTGGATCATCGTCCGGGGCTGACCGGCCGGGTCGGTGACGCTGCACACGTACTGCTGGTGGCTGTGCGCGGTGAAGACCACATCCACCTTGGGCGAGACCTGCTCGGCGATCCGCCGGGCGGGGCCGGGGGCCGTGCGGCAGTCGTCCGGTCCGCCACCCTCGGTGTTGTCGCCCTGGTGCAGCGACACAACGATGGTCTTGACGCCCTGGCGGTCCAGTTCGTCGGCGTAGCGGTTGATCGCGTCGATCTCCGGGCCGACCTTCAGCCCCTTGATCCCGTCCGGGGACACCAGAGTCGGCAGATCCTCAAGCGTCGCACCGATGACGCCGACGGGAATGCCATTCATGTTGCTGATGGTGTAGGGCTTGAAAGCCGGCTGACCGGTCTGCTCGGCGGTCACGTTCGCCGAGAGGAAGG
This genomic interval carries:
- a CDS encoding gluconokinase produces the protein MSRAPVVLGIDLGTTATKVVAAGSDAHVLHQTERGYPLRTEAPGEATQDAVQVRDAAIEALAECVAWAKEHDHPVAALSFSTSMHTLVGLDSAGAPATRSFNWADTQAAEVAARLRSEGDAAAALHRATGTPVHTQSVMVKLAWLTGSRPDLTRDVVRWCALKDFVVADFVGGFVTEYSLSSGSGLQDMATLQWHEPALEVAGIRADQLPEIHAPTDTMPLKPQVAKAVGLPEGLPVVLGGGDGPLANLGVGAVSRGVAALSLGTSGALRVTRDRPGVDDRCRTFSYAMGDGLWVIGGAVSNGAVVAQWAAESFGVDVADLLDEAAAVPAGANGLMALPYLLGERAPWWEPGLTGSFVGLRRSHGRAEMTRAMVEGVAQQLALVRDAVADSGAEVRAVRATGGGFLSRVWADAIAAALDIDLELAEGGGGSGLGAVLLAWRALGEFDSLERAAELVAPQRKVSPDPATAREMARRRPLVEQLHATLRDLEL
- a CDS encoding Uma2 family endonuclease, producing MTWPDHLLTLEEFDQLPGDNSRRYELQEGVLHVTPKAASLHQRVVGALVSTLNRRLAHEWEAVADVEVVVTPGWPPTLRVPDLVIASTSLIDQNPNRLHAKEVLVAVEVVSPGSGRTDRVLKMFEYAKAGIPFYWIVELGGSVTLAEHRLIDGVYEVVSACDSSFETIEPFELSIDLDSLARRSRRAPS
- a CDS encoding bifunctional metallophosphatase/5'-nucleotidase, which codes for MIRPSRSLRRVAVSAAAVCAVVGVGLGAVPAAADPAVTDIRLLSFNDLHGNLEPPTGSSGRVTLADGNTVDAGGAAYLAAHLKNLRGQVKNSMVLSTGDNIGGSPLSSALFHDEPTIDVLNTMGITASVVGNHELDEGYNELKRIQNGGCHPVDGCQFQPTYNGANFPFLSANVTAEQTGQPAFKPYTISNMNGIPVGVIGATLEDLPTLVSPDGIKGLKVGPEIDAINRYADELDRQGVKTIVVSLHQGDNTEGGGPDDCRTAPGPARRIAEQVSPKVDVVFTAHSHQQYVCSVTDPAGQPRTMIQGSSFGRIISTVDLQVDRRTKDVVRSTIKAQNNVVTRDVPADPKVQALVDQAVQKSQPIANRQVGTIGADIVKTTAPSGESPLGNLIADAQLAATRSAGAQIALMNPGGVRADLTYASSPAEEGNGVVTYGEAYTVQPFANIMQTITLSGAQLKAVLEQQWLPKPDGSVQVRMLQPSSTLHYTWSESAPIGSKISGITIDGQAVQPDATYRVSVNNFLAAGGDGFSALTGGTELTGGPIDLDAFNEYLGANPGIAPPATDRITRIG